A part of Solibacillus sp. FSL H8-0538 genomic DNA contains:
- a CDS encoding TIGR02680 family protein, whose translation MDIFQWIDQHPLLPFTAEQRQQIARAIHGLYDENRFDKVRTLLDEVISHYRGSILASIELEKHVKTDKEHLLKELHEHLISLKSEKMIEPERALGTIAFREKLAQQNIPMVPFYAVVEFQAHVTEQQKERLEAALAKVGILDSLLTLDAIKLQEDAVIRPQPQLLGYTLADFLQPDMDGNSGISSVVVDEVLRSIPISNEGEMFSIDEQGHYTIGCLVGHAPYDGPSKFIGRTSRKRYQQEKIQETEQRITMCKNELMLLEQKIESLHEQLIQVQAWLETLPSDKHLQDLQDEISSKQLLLESEKKEQDKIDETWKKTRNELMKLRQQLREISGQLNKALTKEVLEQAIQAMDAYRSGLSQFIVWHVEIRNVNQRIKDVQLRLDEIDENIEEYHNECIDCEQAISESKAKIKSIEQQLQLEGIEQIRQRIETVQTQLKELNNLIYNVHNELPQAQQNLRTNEQNIEQTKKEVMFWQQLSSQWQQALAFELELGFIPLEQNDAVAISAQFKPILQKYERSKLLEQLSKSFLTEQAYLTEYRMMDFTEDVDKLPELVEVADDTFKLFVNEFDQKRGRRIIQMEYRGQRVSPYYLHKVLNEELIKSRHLLDEQDRELYEDIIVNSVGTILRRRIERAGQWVKEMDQIMASRDNSSGLLFSISWKPLTAETEDELDTRELIQLLQRNSKFLNEEDLNKITKHFRSRIERAKELISLRNEGVSLHQVLKEVLDYRKWFTFILSFSRVNEKKRELTNNAFFRFSGGEKAMAMYIPLFTAAYSRYKEAHDMAPYIISLDEAFAGVDEQNIRDMFEVVEQLGFNYIMNSQALWGDYDTVPSLSIAEIVRPKNADFVTVIPYKWNGKQRMLSI comes from the coding sequence GTGGACATTTTTCAGTGGATTGATCAGCACCCCCTACTGCCCTTTACTGCCGAGCAGAGACAACAAATAGCCCGTGCAATTCATGGTTTGTATGATGAAAATCGATTTGATAAGGTACGTACCCTTTTAGATGAAGTGATTAGTCACTACCGGGGAAGCATTTTAGCGTCGATTGAGTTAGAAAAACATGTGAAAACAGATAAAGAGCATCTGTTGAAAGAGCTACATGAACATCTTATCAGTTTGAAATCAGAAAAAATGATTGAGCCGGAAAGAGCACTAGGTACAATAGCGTTTCGTGAAAAGCTAGCGCAACAAAATATTCCAATGGTTCCGTTCTATGCGGTGGTTGAATTTCAAGCGCATGTGACAGAGCAGCAAAAGGAACGTCTAGAGGCGGCTTTAGCTAAAGTAGGGATTTTAGATAGCCTTCTCACATTGGATGCGATCAAGTTGCAAGAAGATGCAGTGATTCGTCCGCAGCCGCAGTTACTTGGCTATACACTTGCTGATTTTTTACAGCCAGATATGGATGGAAATAGCGGTATTTCAAGCGTAGTAGTGGACGAAGTGTTACGAAGCATCCCGATTAGTAACGAAGGAGAGATGTTTTCAATTGATGAGCAGGGCCATTACACAATTGGTTGCTTAGTAGGTCATGCGCCATATGACGGTCCATCAAAGTTTATCGGTAGAACATCAAGAAAACGTTATCAACAGGAGAAAATTCAGGAAACCGAGCAACGCATCACTATGTGTAAGAATGAGCTCATGCTACTGGAGCAAAAAATTGAGTCGCTACATGAACAGCTCATTCAAGTTCAAGCATGGCTAGAAACGCTTCCGAGTGACAAGCACTTACAAGATCTCCAGGACGAAATTTCAAGTAAACAGCTTCTACTTGAGAGTGAAAAGAAGGAGCAGGATAAAATTGATGAGACGTGGAAGAAAACAAGAAATGAATTAATGAAATTACGCCAACAATTAAGAGAAATCAGTGGGCAATTAAATAAAGCTTTAACAAAGGAAGTGTTAGAGCAAGCGATTCAAGCGATGGATGCTTATCGTAGTGGACTGAGTCAGTTTATAGTGTGGCATGTGGAAATTCGTAATGTAAATCAACGCATAAAAGATGTTCAACTAAGGCTAGATGAAATCGATGAAAATATTGAAGAATACCATAATGAATGCATTGATTGTGAACAAGCCATTAGTGAAAGTAAAGCGAAAATAAAGTCGATTGAGCAACAATTACAATTAGAGGGCATTGAACAAATCCGCCAACGCATTGAAACAGTTCAGACACAATTAAAGGAACTAAATAACCTAATTTATAATGTTCATAACGAACTTCCACAAGCACAGCAAAATTTAAGAACGAATGAGCAGAATATAGAGCAAACTAAAAAAGAAGTAATGTTTTGGCAACAGCTAAGCTCACAATGGCAACAGGCACTTGCTTTTGAGCTAGAACTAGGTTTTATTCCATTAGAACAAAATGATGCGGTAGCAATTTCGGCGCAGTTCAAACCTATTTTACAAAAATATGAGCGATCTAAGCTACTCGAGCAATTATCAAAAAGCTTTTTAACTGAGCAGGCATATTTAACAGAATACCGAATGATGGATTTCACAGAAGATGTAGACAAGCTACCAGAATTAGTAGAAGTAGCAGATGATACATTTAAGCTTTTTGTGAATGAGTTTGATCAGAAGCGAGGTCGCCGCATTATCCAAATGGAGTACCGTGGTCAGCGAGTGAGTCCGTATTATCTTCATAAAGTACTAAATGAAGAATTGATAAAAAGTAGGCATTTACTGGATGAGCAGGACCGAGAGCTCTATGAAGATATTATTGTAAACTCAGTCGGTACAATATTACGTCGTCGGATTGAACGTGCGGGGCAATGGGTAAAGGAAATGGATCAAATTATGGCAAGTCGTGATAATTCTTCAGGTCTACTTTTTTCAATTAGTTGGAAACCGTTAACTGCTGAGACTGAGGATGAACTTGATACTAGAGAGCTGATTCAATTGCTACAGCGCAATAGTAAATTTTTAAATGAAGAGGATTTAAATAAAATAACGAAGCATTTCCGTTCGCGTATTGAGCGGGCGAAGGAGCTTATTTCATTGCGAAATGAAGGTGTCTCACTCCATCAAGTATTAAAAGAAGTATTGGACTACCGGAAATGGTTTACTTTCATACTGTCATTTAGTCGAGTAAATGAGAAAAAACGGGAACTCACAAATAATGCGTTTTTCCGTTTTAGTGGCGGTGAAAAAGCGATGGCGATGTATATTCCGCTCTTTACGGCCGCTTATTCTCGCTACAAAGAGGCGCATGATATGGCACCGTATATTATTTCATTAGATGAAGCATTTGCAGGGGTAGATGAACAAAACATTCGAGATATGTTTGAGGTAGTGGAGCAGCTCGGCTTTAATTATATTATGAACTCACAAGCATTGTGGGGAGATTATGATACGGTGCCAAGTTTATCGATTGCAGAAATTGTACGTCCGAAAAATGCAGATTTTGTTACCGTAATTCCGTATAAATGGAACGGAAAACAGCGCATGTTGAGTATATAA
- a CDS encoding TIGR02678 family protein, which yields MAEELLFDEKAVQGLDYLLQYYWILREEQPDIYRIVREREKVLRRYIDEKFGMRLIVHQHFIKLEKIPVMAESWMGIKQFSETMDYTVFCCALGFLESKSVDEQFLLSEACEEIRLDCPEELEIDWTLFSHRKTLIRVMKTLLDFSLIRTIDGDLNRFDHNDQEEVLYEATIYSRYFMRTYPDDFTSYTHWEQLLQEDLKFTTDDERRKRVYRRLFMSPGMHRVSQNDPDFLYIRNFRNRLSDDIEKHSEYKLHVFKNVALLSHTDTKQHHQQFPNTKAVSDLILQLSHYIHTHSERYQIRENGEIILTESQFNQIVDDLKQQFGLGWSKYFRDKSTNAIRIELVGALEEWIMAECDDTFIKIKPLLGVLAGSYPNDYEGGTLDESK from the coding sequence ATGGCTGAAGAACTATTATTCGATGAAAAGGCTGTACAAGGACTAGATTATTTATTGCAATATTATTGGATTTTACGTGAAGAACAACCTGACATATATAGAATTGTGCGTGAGCGTGAGAAAGTGCTACGTCGTTATATAGATGAAAAATTCGGAATGCGATTAATTGTCCATCAGCATTTTATAAAGTTAGAGAAGATTCCAGTTATGGCTGAAAGTTGGATGGGCATTAAGCAGTTCTCAGAAACGATGGACTATACTGTTTTTTGCTGTGCACTCGGATTTTTAGAGAGTAAGTCAGTGGACGAACAGTTTTTATTATCTGAGGCATGTGAGGAAATTCGTTTAGATTGTCCGGAAGAGTTGGAAATTGATTGGACGCTGTTTAGTCATAGAAAAACACTTATCCGTGTAATGAAGACGTTACTAGATTTCAGTCTAATTCGTACGATTGATGGGGATTTGAATCGGTTTGATCATAACGACCAGGAAGAAGTTTTATACGAGGCGACGATTTATAGCCGTTATTTTATGCGTACATATCCAGATGATTTTACGAGCTACACACATTGGGAGCAGCTGCTACAAGAGGATTTGAAGTTTACTACAGATGATGAACGCCGAAAACGTGTTTATCGTCGGTTGTTTATGTCTCCAGGTATGCACCGGGTAAGTCAGAACGATCCGGATTTTTTATATATTCGAAATTTCCGTAATCGTTTAAGTGATGATATTGAAAAGCATAGTGAATATAAGTTACATGTCTTCAAAAATGTTGCATTGTTATCTCATACGGATACGAAGCAGCATCATCAACAATTTCCAAATACAAAGGCTGTATCCGATCTAATATTACAGCTTTCACACTATATCCATACGCATAGCGAGCGTTATCAAATACGAGAAAATGGGGAAATCATTTTAACAGAAAGCCAGTTCAATCAGATTGTGGATGATTTAAAACAACAGTTCGGTCTAGGGTGGTCGAAATATTTTCGTGATAAATCAACAAATGCAATTCGTATTGAGCTAGTCGGCGCATTAGAAGAATGGATAATGGCAGAATGCGATGATACTTTTATAAAAATTAAGCCCCTATTAGGCGTACTGGCGGGCAGTTATCCAAATGATTATGAAGGAGGTACACTTGATGAATCCAAATAA
- a CDS encoding TIGR02677 family protein produces the protein MEHPMRKIIEASYLTAESAPQYRTILRYCYSQHERMRDFITPEEILSYLRSMPSFTLYEEEQLHQQLAQLVKWNNLSARQDMTNAKTIEEYKKKRFRYQPTPYTIEIERMLVELERKVDDTFQGSLEKTQFDRLFTALLKLVQMGEEVSPEEATRIWEDVLQYFKLIRTSTADYIAYINSEKTDQRMQTEAFLVYKNQFTNYLRDFIVSLQKTSLQIIDVLQTLSLAKLQPLFAKLITHRKSAPRLEELVATEEEWRTEYEEYWKTIQRWFIGTTAQKSEFDVLQWQTNEMIRRITRYVQRIGERQLHFKSRKNDYLHLSKWFSRCETLQQAHELSSIVFGAMSVQHLQVDTYTTDNFYVDTWEEQPVYVEIKPRTNRYREKTKASAMRLNTEQKRQQQEAYLAERDKERALLLRYIKEDQIQLSTLNEVEPYIRKLLLSWIAKARASKTNKVKTDYGMTVKVTVLEEWITLHALDGTLQMPDVLFEFEA, from the coding sequence ATGGAGCATCCGATGAGAAAGATTATAGAGGCAAGCTATTTAACTGCAGAATCTGCCCCTCAATATCGAACAATTTTACGCTATTGTTACAGTCAGCATGAACGGATGCGTGATTTTATAACACCAGAGGAAATCCTCTCTTATCTGCGCTCAATGCCCTCGTTTACCCTTTATGAGGAGGAACAGCTACATCAGCAACTAGCGCAACTCGTAAAGTGGAATAATTTATCGGCAAGACAGGATATGACGAATGCAAAAACAATTGAGGAATATAAAAAGAAGCGATTCCGCTATCAGCCAACGCCATATACGATTGAAATTGAACGGATGTTAGTAGAGTTAGAGCGTAAAGTAGATGATACGTTTCAGGGCTCTCTTGAAAAAACGCAATTTGATCGCTTGTTCACAGCCTTATTAAAGCTTGTGCAGATGGGTGAGGAGGTTTCACCTGAAGAAGCAACACGTATTTGGGAGGATGTCCTGCAATATTTTAAGTTGATTCGTACGAGTACAGCCGATTATATTGCGTACATAAATAGTGAAAAAACAGATCAGCGAATGCAAACGGAAGCCTTTCTCGTATATAAAAATCAATTCACAAATTATTTACGTGATTTTATCGTGTCACTTCAAAAGACTTCTTTGCAGATTATTGATGTCCTGCAAACATTGTCGTTAGCAAAGTTACAGCCTCTGTTCGCTAAGCTTATTACACATAGGAAAAGTGCACCACGCTTAGAAGAGCTTGTTGCTACTGAAGAAGAATGGCGTACTGAATACGAAGAATACTGGAAAACTATTCAACGCTGGTTTATCGGTACGACTGCACAAAAAAGTGAGTTTGACGTATTGCAATGGCAAACGAATGAAATGATTCGTCGTATAACACGTTATGTACAGCGTATTGGCGAACGCCAGCTTCATTTTAAAAGTCGTAAAAATGATTATTTGCATTTATCGAAATGGTTTAGCCGTTGTGAAACACTTCAACAAGCACACGAGCTTTCATCTATTGTATTTGGAGCTATGTCTGTACAACATTTACAAGTGGATACTTATACGACGGACAATTTCTATGTTGATACATGGGAAGAACAGCCCGTTTATGTAGAAATTAAACCAAGGACAAATCGTTACCGAGAAAAGACGAAGGCAAGTGCGATGCGTCTAAATACTGAACAAAAGCGACAGCAGCAGGAGGCTTATTTGGCAGAGCGCGATAAGGAACGTGCATTGTTGTTGCGATATATTAAGGAGGATCAAATTCAGCTTTCTACATTAAATGAAGTAGAACCGTATATACGGAAATTGCTACTAAGCTGGATTGCCAAAGCAAGGGCTAGTAAAACAAATAAAGTAAAAACAGATTACGGCATGACGGTAAAGGTAACGGTTCTAGAAGAGTGGATTACATTACATGCCCTAGATGGGACGTTACAAATGCCTGATGTGCTTTTTGAGTTTGAAGCGTGA
- the ccpA gene encoding catabolite control protein A, which produces MTVTIYDVAREANVSMATVSRVVNGNQNVKPATRKKVLEVIERLEYRPNAVARGLASKKTTSVGVIIPDISNNLYAELARGIEDIATMYRYNIILANSDQNEEKELTLLDTMLGKQVDGIVMMSDEVTPRIQQAIEHSPVPIVLAGSIAASEIIATVNIDYQQAAYEGIQLLLTNGHERIAFVSGPLQYTVNGEYKLQAYKKALENAGIAIDEALIVADNSSYDSGLAAWETLSTLEYPPTAIFAGNDELAIGLIHGIQDSGKTVPGDVEVISFENSKLARMVRPQLTSIVLPLYDIGAVAMRLLTKYMNKEEVDEQTVILPHRIEVRDSTE; this is translated from the coding sequence TTGACTGTCACGATTTATGATGTTGCACGTGAAGCAAATGTTTCGATGGCGACTGTATCACGAGTTGTAAACGGCAACCAAAATGTGAAGCCAGCAACACGCAAAAAAGTGCTTGAAGTAATTGAACGATTAGAGTATAGACCAAATGCAGTAGCGCGTGGTTTAGCGAGTAAGAAAACAACGTCAGTAGGGGTTATCATCCCAGATATTTCAAATAATTTATATGCGGAGCTTGCGCGCGGTATTGAAGATATTGCGACAATGTACCGCTATAATATCATTTTAGCGAACTCTGACCAAAATGAAGAAAAAGAATTAACCCTTTTAGATACGATGCTTGGCAAGCAAGTAGATGGCATTGTGATGATGAGTGATGAAGTTACTCCACGTATTCAGCAGGCTATTGAACATTCACCGGTACCAATTGTGCTAGCGGGATCTATTGCTGCATCTGAAATAATTGCAACTGTCAATATTGATTATCAGCAAGCAGCGTACGAGGGGATTCAGCTTTTACTAACTAATGGTCATGAGCGAATTGCCTTTGTTTCTGGGCCATTACAATATACTGTAAACGGTGAATACAAATTACAGGCATACAAAAAGGCGTTAGAAAATGCAGGTATCGCTATTGATGAAGCATTAATCGTTGCCGATAACAGCTCATATGACAGCGGTCTTGCGGCATGGGAAACGCTAAGTACATTAGAATACCCACCAACTGCTATTTTCGCAGGTAATGATGAACTCGCAATTGGTTTAATTCACGGGATACAGGATAGCGGAAAAACAGTTCCAGGGGATGTGGAAGTCATCAGCTTTGAAAACTCGAAGCTGGCACGCATGGTGCGCCCGCAACTAACAAGTATTGTCCTTCCCTTATATGATATCGGTGCTGTAGCAATGCGATTATTAACGAAATATATGAATAAAGAAGAAGTCGACGAGCAGACGGTGATATTGCCTCACCGTATTGAAGTGCGTGATTCGACGGAATAA
- a CDS encoding MarR family winged helix-turn-helix transcriptional regulator, translating into MEKKSIFQLIHMIEQVRNENIVRFTREFPYPVSISPILVLGELRAKGPRKQVDLAEVIGYTKGAMTNIATKLVDLGLAERLYDDNDRRTIHLQITPKGIEALKEAQKIGEKLYIELFEVFDDEELKQYINLQKKLIANMKNKKL; encoded by the coding sequence ATGGAAAAAAAGAGTATTTTTCAATTGATTCATATGATTGAACAAGTGAGGAATGAAAATATTGTCCGCTTTACAAGAGAATTTCCATATCCGGTTAGTATCTCGCCAATTTTAGTATTAGGTGAATTACGGGCGAAAGGTCCACGCAAGCAAGTGGATTTAGCAGAAGTAATTGGATATACAAAAGGTGCAATGACGAATATCGCCACTAAGTTAGTTGATTTAGGGCTTGCTGAACGTCTTTATGATGACAATGATCGCCGTACAATTCACTTACAAATTACGCCAAAAGGTATTGAAGCCTTAAAAGAGGCCCAAAAAATTGGTGAGAAATTGTATATAGAGCTATTTGAAGTATTTGATGATGAGGAACTTAAACAGTATATAAACTTGCAGAAAAAGCTTATTGCAAATATGAAAAATAAGAAATTATAG
- a CDS encoding bifunctional 3-deoxy-7-phosphoheptulonate synthase/chorismate mutase, with protein sequence MSQQDLESLRSQIDGLNLEILRLVNERATVVEEIGKIKEKQGVLRYDPLRERHMLDLLKANNNGPLNQMTVDYIFKQIFKTALKQLEAEQKKELLVSRKEKSEDTVININGELIGAGDPSFVFGPCAVESYEQVAAVAQTIKDKGLKMIRGGAFKPRTSPYDFQGLGLEGLKILKQVSQEYGLATITEIVTPADLDVALDYIDVIQIGARNMQNFELLKAAGATNKPVLLKRGLAATIEEFIHAAEYIMSKGNTNIILCERGIRTYEKATRNTLDISAVPILKQETHLPVFVDVTHSTGRRDLLLPCSKAAIAIGADGVMAEVHPDPSVALSDSQQQMDIPTFNAYYEELQKFMKKYEVRV encoded by the coding sequence ATGAGTCAACAAGATTTAGAAAGCTTACGTAGTCAGATTGATGGACTAAACTTAGAAATTTTACGTTTAGTAAATGAACGTGCAACAGTTGTAGAAGAAATTGGTAAAATTAAAGAAAAACAAGGAGTGCTTCGTTACGATCCTCTACGTGAGCGCCATATGCTTGATTTATTAAAAGCGAATAATAACGGACCATTAAACCAAATGACGGTTGATTATATTTTTAAACAAATTTTCAAAACAGCATTAAAGCAGCTAGAGGCTGAACAGAAAAAAGAATTACTTGTTTCACGTAAAGAAAAGTCAGAAGATACTGTCATTAATATTAATGGCGAATTAATTGGTGCTGGCGATCCTTCATTCGTATTCGGGCCATGTGCAGTTGAGTCATATGAGCAAGTGGCAGCTGTTGCACAAACAATCAAAGATAAAGGGTTAAAAATGATCCGTGGTGGAGCTTTCAAGCCACGTACTTCACCTTATGACTTCCAAGGTCTTGGCCTAGAAGGTCTTAAAATTTTAAAACAAGTATCACAAGAGTACGGCTTAGCAACAATTACTGAAATCGTTACACCAGCGGACCTAGATGTAGCGCTAGATTACATCGACGTAATCCAAATCGGTGCACGTAATATGCAAAACTTCGAATTATTAAAAGCTGCAGGGGCAACGAACAAACCAGTTCTATTAAAACGTGGTTTAGCTGCGACAATTGAAGAATTCATTCATGCAGCAGAGTATATTATGTCTAAAGGGAATACAAACATTATTCTTTGCGAACGTGGTATTCGTACTTATGAAAAAGCAACGCGTAACACATTAGATATTTCAGCTGTGCCAATTCTTAAACAAGAAACACATTTACCAGTATTTGTTGATGTAACGCACTCTACTGGTCGTCGTGATTTATTATTACCATGTTCAAAAGCAGCAATCGCGATTGGTGCAGATGGTGTAATGGCTGAGGTGCATCCAGATCCATCTGTAGCACTTTCAGATTCACAGCAACAAATGGATATTCCAACTTTCAATGCATACTACGAAGAACTTCAAAAATTCATGAAGAAATACGAAGTACGCGTTTAA
- a CDS encoding cell division protein FtsA: protein MSSKLFALDIGTRSVVGIILEENNDHYHVADILVKEHKERAMVDGQIHNVLFVAQLINEIKTELEMKHGPLTKVSVAAAGRALKTEQASITIPIKNRPIFTEEDISRLELQAVQTAQQQLLQHKEDAKTSHYYCVGYSVLFYRLDGEEIGSLLDQQGDEAAIEVIATFLPRVVVESLLAALKRADLEMEALTLEPIAAINVLIPPTMRRLNVALVDIGAGTSDIAITDKSTVVAYGMVPTAGDEITEALSDYYLLDFPIAELAKRQMHKEEQILIQDILGFDQYFPREEVLQAIYPAIENLATSIGEEILRLNSGQAPKAVMLVGGGSLTPHLTDELGKMLNLPANRVAVRGIDAIQNLTRDESIVATPELVTPIGIAIAAKKAPIPYMSITVNKQIIRLFELKEMTVADAFLAANIRAKQLYGKPGHGLSITVNGQDILIPGEHGQPASILLNGEEASTKSLIKSGDTIELIEGKDGTTATVSVRDIVDSASVKTISIRDTLYIVEPKVFVNGKIVALDSELNDRDVVVMETVETVEEVFKHTNNLQLLEKFRSYYIHIDAKPVYLPEFSSELFINGKPGKVQYPIQNGDAITFAQSSYPTAAMLANHLNVLLEDKIVVTFQNERVELVKTAREVVVNGAVVQGYATIPNGATVQLIDKDQSKWIYQDVFRFSTWQLPTAFKGHFTILRNGAPSTFDTEIFGGDTLEIQLSAQPANI from the coding sequence ATGAGCTCTAAACTTTTCGCTTTGGATATAGGTACACGTTCAGTTGTTGGCATAATTTTAGAAGAAAATAACGACCATTATCACGTTGCAGATATTTTAGTGAAGGAACATAAGGAACGTGCAATGGTTGATGGCCAAATACATAATGTACTGTTTGTTGCGCAGTTAATTAATGAAATTAAAACAGAACTTGAAATGAAGCACGGTCCATTAACAAAGGTTAGCGTTGCTGCAGCTGGACGTGCCTTAAAAACAGAACAAGCAAGCATCACAATTCCGATTAAAAATCGTCCAATTTTCACGGAAGAAGACATTAGCCGCTTAGAATTACAAGCAGTTCAGACAGCACAGCAGCAGCTCCTGCAACATAAGGAAGACGCCAAAACGAGCCATTATTACTGCGTAGGCTACTCGGTACTGTTTTACCGTCTAGACGGTGAGGAAATTGGCAGTCTTCTTGACCAACAGGGCGATGAGGCAGCAATTGAAGTCATTGCAACCTTCCTTCCACGTGTAGTTGTCGAATCGCTCCTCGCAGCACTTAAACGAGCTGATTTAGAAATGGAAGCATTAACACTCGAGCCAATCGCAGCCATAAATGTCCTCATCCCACCAACAATGCGCCGTTTGAATGTAGCGCTTGTCGATATTGGCGCCGGTACATCAGATATTGCAATCACCGATAAGAGCACAGTCGTAGCTTACGGGATGGTGCCAACTGCGGGCGATGAAATTACTGAGGCGCTAAGCGATTATTATTTATTAGACTTCCCTATTGCTGAGCTGGCCAAACGTCAAATGCATAAAGAAGAGCAAATTTTAATTCAGGATATTTTAGGATTTGATCAGTATTTCCCACGCGAGGAAGTACTGCAAGCCATCTATCCTGCGATTGAAAATTTAGCAACATCCATTGGTGAAGAGATATTACGTTTAAATAGTGGACAAGCACCGAAAGCGGTTATGCTCGTTGGTGGAGGTAGCTTGACACCTCATTTAACGGACGAGCTTGGAAAAATGTTAAATTTACCGGCGAACCGCGTAGCCGTACGTGGCATTGATGCGATTCAAAACTTAACACGTGATGAATCGATCGTTGCTACACCAGAACTAGTAACACCGATTGGCATTGCCATTGCGGCAAAAAAAGCACCCATTCCGTACATGTCCATTACAGTAAATAAACAAATTATTCGCTTGTTTGAGCTAAAAGAAATGACGGTAGCGGATGCTTTCCTCGCTGCGAATATTCGCGCGAAGCAATTATACGGCAAACCAGGTCACGGTCTATCGATTACTGTAAACGGCCAAGATATATTAATTCCAGGAGAGCATGGCCAACCTGCAAGTATTTTACTGAACGGCGAGGAGGCATCAACGAAATCACTTATTAAAAGCGGTGATACAATTGAGCTCATTGAAGGAAAAGATGGCACTACTGCAACTGTTAGCGTACGCGATATAGTAGACAGTGCATCCGTCAAAACAATTTCAATCCGTGATACTTTGTATATAGTAGAGCCGAAAGTATTTGTAAATGGCAAGATCGTTGCACTTGATTCTGAGCTAAATGACCGTGATGTTGTCGTAATGGAGACCGTAGAAACCGTGGAAGAAGTATTTAAGCATACGAACAATTTACAGCTGCTAGAAAAGTTCCGCTCATACTATATTCATATTGATGCAAAACCCGTTTACTTGCCTGAGTTTTCCTCTGAGCTTTTTATCAATGGCAAGCCTGGAAAAGTTCAATATCCAATTCAAAACGGAGATGCCATTACATTTGCACAAAGTTCATACCCTACTGCGGCGATGCTAGCGAATCACCTTAACGTCTTACTTGAAGATAAGATTGTCGTGACCTTCCAAAATGAGCGTGTCGAGCTAGTAAAAACCGCACGTGAAGTTGTTGTGAACGGAGCAGTTGTACAAGGCTATGCAACAATCCCAAACGGCGCGACCGTTCAATTAATAGATAAAGATCAAAGTAAGTGGATTTATCAGGATGTTTTCCGTTTCTCTACTTGGCAGCTACCAACTGCTTTTAAAGGACACTTTACAATTTTACGCAACGGCGCACCATCAACCTTTGACACAGAAATTTTTGGTGGCGACACATTGGAAATACAACTATCCGCACAACCTGCTAACATTTAA
- a CDS encoding YtxH domain-containing protein → MSIKEAAVEELQKQLEVGLPQELTELNDSIYEEETVQMKDFVIGALVGGIVGAAAGLLLAPKPGKDLRGDVAVQAVTLKDKSVELSSTAKEKTVQLSSQLKEQSTQLVDKVKAKTAKAPTVFDDGTVSSEGEEPLEEVVDAVEDVVTEATEGIKAVAEQATDVLTSAEA, encoded by the coding sequence ATGTCTATAAAAGAAGCAGCTGTTGAAGAACTGCAAAAGCAGTTAGAAGTAGGTTTACCTCAAGAATTAACAGAACTGAACGATTCGATTTATGAGGAGGAGACTGTGCAAATGAAAGATTTTGTTATCGGGGCTTTAGTAGGCGGCATTGTAGGTGCGGCAGCAGGATTATTGCTAGCGCCTAAACCAGGAAAAGATTTGCGTGGAGATGTAGCTGTACAAGCCGTAACGCTAAAGGATAAAAGCGTAGAGCTTTCTTCAACTGCAAAGGAAAAAACAGTACAACTTTCGAGTCAGCTAAAAGAGCAATCGACTCAATTAGTAGATAAAGTGAAAGCGAAGACAGCAAAAGCTCCAACAGTGTTTGATGATGGCACTGTATCTTCAGAAGGTGAAGAACCATTAGAAGAAGTGGTAGATGCAGTGGAAGACGTGGTTACTGAGGCGACTGAAGGCATTAAAGCGGTTGCGGAACAAGCAACAGACGTATTAACAAGCGCAGAAGCGTAA